From Amycolatopsis sp. WQ 127309:
GATGTCGACGTAGTCCAGCAGGGCCTTGGCGACCGTTTCGGGGGTGCCGACGAGCGCGGTGGAGTTGCCGGCGGCGCCGGTCGCCGTGGCCGTGGGTGTCCACAGTGCACGGTCGTGGCGGTCGGCTTTCGCGGCCGCGGCCAGGAGCCGGACGCTGCCGACGTTGGTCGGCGTGCCGCCGTCACGCCACTCGCGGGCCGCTTTCGCCGCGCCGGAGGCGGTGATGGTGTCGAGGATCCGCTGCGCGCGTTCCCAGGCGAGGTCCTCGGTGGGGCCGAGGATCGGGCGGAACGACACGCTGATCCCCGGGAGCGTGAGCCGGCCGGCGGCCTTGGCCGCGGCGCGGACGGCGGCGATCTGCTCGGCCGTTTCCTTCAGGGGCTCGCCCCAGAGCGCGAAGACGTCGGCGTGCTTGCCGCCGACCCGGTAGGCGGCTTCCGAGGAGCCGCCGAAGTACACCGGGATCCGCGGGTTCTGCAGCGGCCGGACCTGCGGGGTGTAGTCGTCGAGCCGGTAGTGCTTGCCGTGGTGGGAGAACGCGTCGCCGGACGTCCAGGAGCGCTTGAGGATCTCCAGGTACTCGTCGGTGCGCTCGTAGCGCTCGTCCTTGCCGAGGTAGTCGCCGTCGCGGGCCTGCTCGACGTCGCTGCCGCCGGTGATGGTGTGCACGGCGACGCGGCCGCCGCTGAAGTGGTCGAGGGTGGCGAACGCGCGCGCCGCGAGCGTCGGCGCGACGAACCCGGGGCGGTGGGCGATGAGCAGGCCGAGGCGCTCGGTGTGGGCGGCCGCGTAGGCCGCCACCTGCTGGCCTTCCGGCCAGCCCGCGCCGTAGCCGATCAGCACGCGGTCGAAGCCGCCGTCCTCGTGGGCGCGGGCGAACCGCCGGACGTAGGCCGGGTCGATGACCGGCCCCCTGGCCGGCCGGGTCTCGCTCGCGTCCCGGGTGCCGATCATGCCGACGAACTCGACGGGCATCTGCTTTCCTTTCGCCGCAAGACAAACGCAGGCGTCAGGGAACGGCACGAGCACCGCCGCTGTCAATTGGGCATCTCCAGGTGTCCATTTGCTGGACGCCCCTGGCCCCGGGCGCGCCGGGCGGCTTATCGTCTCGCCGCACCCGACCCCTCCGGAGGAACTCGTGACCACGAGCGTCGCCACCGTGCCCGCGCCCGACCTGGCCGCGTTGCCCTCGATCGTCGCCGGGCTGGCCGCGCGCGCCGGCGAGCACGACCGCGAGGCGACGTTCCCGCACGAGGGCGTCGAACTGGTGCACGCGGCGGGATTGCTGACGACGACCGTGCACCCGCGCTACGGCGGCCCGGGCGCGGGCGTGCTCGACACGGCCCGGCTGCTGGCCGAACTCGGCCGCGGCGACCCGTCGGTCGCGCTGGTCACGGCGATGACGTTGTTCGTCCACGCCGGCCAGGCGAGTACGCCGTCGTGGCCCGACGACGTCTACCGCGAGGTGCTGGCGGAGTCGGCGGAGCGGCCGGTCCTGATCAACGCGCTGCGCGTGGAGCCGGAACTGGGCTCACCGACCCGCGGCGGCCTGCCGGCGACGATCGCCCGCCGCGCAGCGGACGGCTGGAGCCTGACCGGCCGCAAGATCTACTCGACGGGCTCGGTCGGCTTGCGCTGGATGATCGTCTGGGCCCGCACCGACGAGCCCGAACCCCGCGTCGGGGGCTTCTTGATCCGGGCGGACGCCCCGGGCATCACGATCGAGCCGACGTGGGACCACCTGGGTCTGCGAGCGAGCGCGAGCCACGACGTCGTGTTCACGGACGTCCCGGTACCTGCGGGTGCCACGGCCGGACTGTCCACACCGGACACTCAGCGGCCGCCGGTGCTCACGTTTCCGTTGGCCCTCCCGGCGCTCTACCTCGGTGTGGCAAGGAATGCTCTCGAGTGGCTCACGGGGTTCCTGCGCGAGCGCGTCCCGAGCGGGCTGGGCAAGCCGCTGTCGACGCTGCCGCGCTTCCAGACCGGGGTGGGGGAGATCGCCGCCCGGATCGCGGGCGCCCAGGAGATCCTCTTCGGCCTGGCCGCCCGGGTGGACGAGGGTGCTCCCGACGCCATCGCCCACGCGGGGGTGGCCAAGGTGCTGGCGACCCGGCTGCTCATCGAGGCGGTCGAGCAGGCGGTGGCGCTGGCGGGAAATCCCGGCCTGACGCACGGGAACCCGTTGCAGCGGCACTACCGCGACGTGCTGTGCAGCCGCGTCCACACCCCGCAGGACGACGCGGTGCTGACCGGGCTGGGCCGCTCGATCCTGGGCTGAACCCTCAGCGCGTCCGCCGTCCCGAACGCGCGAGCGCGCTCAGCTCAGCGCGACCCGCGCCCACACGGTCTTGCGGCCGTCGCGGACCTGCTGGCCCCAGCTCGCGCTGACCGACTTGACCAGCTGCAGCCCGAGGCCGCCGTCGGGGATGGCCGGGCGGGTGCTCTCGTCGACGACCTCGAGCAGCGCGTGCTCCTCGTCGACGGTCAGCCCGATCCGGCGGCGGCCGGCGCCGTGGAGCAGCGCGTTCGAGGCGAGCTCGTCCAGCACGAGCAGCACGTCGACGACGCGGTCCTGGTCGATGCCCGGCAGCCGGCCCTCCAGCACGGCCCGGGTCCACTGGTGCGCCTGCGGCAGGTCGTCCCGGTCGGTCAGGCTCATGTCGCAGTGCACCGCGGCCTGGGCGGTGAGTGGGCTTTCGTACCTGTCGTCGGACGTCACCCGGGTCCCCCTCGTGGTTCGGCAACGCCGGGAGGTACCCACTCCGCGGCCGGTTCAAGCACGCCGGTTCGCCCGGCGTGCTCGAACCCGGTCATCACGTCAGCAGCCAGCGGTACCAGTCGGTGTCGTACCGGGTGCCGATCGTCTGCTTGAGGAAGGTGCGCGCGGCCGTCCAGGCGCCGGTCCGGTAGTAGCCGAGCAGCTTGGTGACGTCGGCCGGGTGGTTCTCCACCATGTACCAGACCGCCAGGTAGCCCCACACGTACGTGCGGGTCTGGTCGTTGCCGGGCGCGTTGTCGAAGACCGTGCTCAGCGCGTACGTCCGCTTCGGCGCTTCGGTGGCGGCCTGGCTGTTGAAGACGCCGCGGTAGCCGTAGCCGACGTACTCGGCCAGCCCCTCGATCCACCACTGCGTCGGCGTGGCGATGTTGGCCTGGTAGTCGCCGTACAGGTCGAAGCGGCCGTCGAGGTAGTGGGTTTACTCGTGGTTGAGGTTCTTGATCTCGAACGCGGGCTTCGTGTCGTCGCGGTAGGCGACGAACCGGGCCTGGTTGCCCGTCGCGGCCGGGTTGCCCTCGAGGTAGACGCCGCCGTTGTCGGTGCTGACGCCGAACATCGACGGCGCGTAGTACTGGTAGTCGGCCCGCGAGTTGAAGACGTCGACCTCCAGCGAGGTGTTCTTGTCGCCGGCCACCGGCCCGCTGTCGCTCACCAGCCGGTGGAAGTAGCCGTCCTGCCCGGTGAGGCTCGTGCAGGTCGCGGACAGCTGGGCGGCCGTCATGGCCTGGGCGCGGATCCGCAGCGACGTCGTGCAGGAGCGGGTCACCGGCAGGACGTCCACGGCGGCCTTCGCCGGTGTCACCGCGGTGCCGATGTCGGCGGCCGGGCCGAACGGGTGGGCCGCGGTGGTGGTGGCCGGGACGCCGGGCCGGGCGGTGAGGCTCGACGCCGGCGGGGCCGTGACGAGCGTGAGGGTCGCGCACAGAGCGAGGGTGGGGACGGCGGCGCGTTTCAGGCCGAGGCCCGGTGCCATGCGTTTCATGGACGTGCTCCAAGAGGAGAAGGGGAGGAGAGGGAGTGCGGTGCCCGGCTCGGGGACCGGGCACCGCACCCGGGCACGGATCGCGGTGACGTCGTCGTGCCGGCAGGTCCGGGGCCGCCCGGTCGCGGATCGGGGGGACGGGGTCTTCCGCCGGCTCCGGGACGCTGCGGGACCGATCCTGAACCGCCGTCCGGCCGGTGACCATGCGCGCCGGCGAAACTACGGATACCCAATCAAATCCCCGCCTTTCGTTCGGTGCGCGGGTGTCGCGGCCGATCTAGGCTGCGCCGATGAGCCCGCCCACGGCGCCGGGCGACCTCGTGGCCGAGGCCGTGCGGCGGACCCTCGCCGGGGACCAGGCCCGGCCGCTGCTGCTGCACGTCACCGGGGCCGCGGGCACGGGCAAGACCGTCCGGACCGCGGGCCTGGTCGCTCTCGCGCGCGCCGCGCCGGTGTCGTCGCTGGACCTGTCGTTCACCTCGGCCGGGAGCCTCGTCGTGCGGTCCGCGTCCGGCGTCGGCCCGCCGCCCGACCCGGCGCTGCGCGACGACGTCCGGGAGTGGCGCGACCGGCTGGCGCGTGAGGTGCCCGCGCTGCTGGTGGTGGAGGACGTCCAGCGCGCGCCGGCCGGGTTCGTGGCCCTGGTGCGCGACTGGGTGGAACGCGCGCGGGGCGGCTGCGTCACGGTCGTCACCGCGCGTCCGGAGGAACTCGCGGACCCCGCGCTGCCGCTGGGCGCGGGACTCGCGTTGCCGTCGGCCGTCGTGGTGCGCCACGAGCACCTGGCCGGCTGGGACGGCGACCGCGTCCGCGACGCCGTGCACGACCGGCTGGGTCCGCAGCGCTGCTCCCGCCAGGTCGTGGCGCGGATCGCCGGGCTCTCCGGCGGCAACCCGCAGGTGGTGGCCGACCTGCTCGACCTGCTGGCCGACGCCGGCGCGCCGGGGGAGCCGTTCTCGCTCGCCGACGTCGACGCGGCCGGCGTCCCGGCCCGGCTGGCGCAGTTGACGGCCGGCCGGCTGGCGGCGCTGTCGCCGGACGCCCGGGCCGTGACCGCGGTGTCCGCCGTGCTCGGCGGCCCGGCGAGCGGCGCGGACCTGGGCAGCGCGGCCGGTCTCGCGCCCGGCGACGGCGAGCGGGCGGTCGCCGAGGCCGTCGCCGCCGCGCTGCTCACCGAAGACGAGCGCGGCTCGTGCGACTTCGCCGTCCCGCTCGCCGCGGCCGCCGTGCGCGCGCGGCTGGCCGGGGCGCAGCGGCGGCGGCTGCACCTGCGGGCCGCGGACGTGCTGTGCCGCCGCCGGCCGGTGCCGTGGGTGCACGTCGCCGAGCACCGGCGCCGGGGCGCGTCCCCGCGGGGCTGGCTGCGCGCGGTCGAACGCGCCGCGAGCGACCCGGCCGCGTTCGGCGACCCCGAGTCGGTGATCGACACCGTGCGGCCGGTGCTCGCGTCCACGGAGATCGCCGAGGACGTGCGGGCCCGGCTGGCCTTGCGGGTGTCCCGAAACGCCGTGCTGACGCTGCCGTCGCCGCGCACGGTGGCCGTGCTGCGGGAGATCGTCGGGCAGACGGGTCTCGCCCCGGGCGTGCGCGGTGAGATCCGCCTCGAACTGGGGCTGCTGCTGCACAACCAGCTCAACCAGGCCGAGGGCCGGGCCGAGCTGGAACGGGCCGCGACGGAGCTGCGTGACCGGCTGGCCCTGCTCGTCCGGGCCATGACGGCGCTCGCCAACCCGTTCCAGGCCGGCGCCGCCCGCGCGGACCACGAGACCTGGCTGGCCCGCGCGCAGGACGTCGCCGCCCGGGCCGGTGACGAGACGTCGCGCGCGGCGGTGGAGTCGACGCGGATCACCCTGGACGTGGCGTGCGGGCGGCGGTGCCCCGGCCGCCCACGCGTGCCACAGGCCGAGTTCGAGGTGCGGCACAACGAATACCTCGCGCGGGGCCTGACGAACACCGCCGTCGCCGCGGTCTTCGCGGGCCGCTTCCGCGGCGCCGAGGCGCTGCTGGAGCGGGCGCGGCAGTGCTCGGCCGTGCTGGGTTCGCCGTTCCTGGAGCAGTGCGACCGCGGCACCGGGCTGTTGTTCGACTTCGAGCGCGGCGCGTGGGACGGGCTGGCCGACCGGAGCCGGCGCAGCCTGTCCGACGCCGGTGTCCAGGCCGACGCGCGGCTGGTGCTGGTCCAGCTGGCCCTCGCCCGCGGCGACTGGGCGGAGGCCGAGGAGATCTGGCCCGCGCGGGGCGGGTTCGCGTTCGTGCCGTACGACGCGACGGCCGTCGCGGCGCGGGTGCGCATGGACCTGGCCCAGGGCCGGACGGCCGAAGCCGTGACGGCGGTGGAGGAAGCCTGGGAGTCGATCGCGGCGAAGGACATCTGGGTCTGGGCGGCCCGCCTCGCCCCGCCGGCCGTGCAGGCGTGGCTCGCCGCCGGTGACCACGACCGGGCCGTCGCGGCGGTGGCGCAGTTCGGCCGGGGCCTGCGCGGCCACGACAGCCCGGCGGCGGCCGCCGCACTGCTGTGGACCCGGGCCCTCTTGGCCGACCACACGAACGATCCGGCCGCGAGCGGTCTGTACGAGCGAGCGTCGGCCCTGTTCGCGCGCTTGCCCGCGCCCTACCCGGCGGCCCTGACGCAGGAGGGCGCCGGCCGGTTCGCCTCGGCGCTGGACACGTTCACCCGCCTGGGCGCGGCGTGGGACGCCACCCGCGTCCGCGGCCGCCTGCGGGCGGCCGAGGTCCCGCCGGGCCGCTACCGAGGCCGCCCGTCCTACCACGACGGTCTTTCCCCGCGAGAGCACGAAATAGCCGAGCTGGCCGCGGGGGGCCTGACGAACCGGGCGATCGCGGAGACACTGCACCTGTCCCAGCGAACGGTGGAGCACCACGTGGCCCGCGCGATGCAGAAGACCGGGGTGCGGTCGCGGCGGGCGTTGCTGGGTGAGGCGCACACCTGAGCCGCGGTTTGTGTCCGGTGCCCGTGCCGGTCGTTCCGGTCAGCGGGGTGGCCGTTGCCGGGCACTCGGTCGTTCGCGAGCGGCCGCCGTGGTGGCCGGAGTGGTCGACGTGGTGACCGGGGAGCGGCTGCCACGCGACCCCGAGCGGCCAACGTGGCGGCAGAGCAACCACCACGGCGGCGGAGCAACCACCACGGCGGCAGAGCAACCACCACGGCGATCGGGCGGCCAATGCGGCGACTGGAGCGGCCGACGCGGCGACTGGAGCGGCGACCGTGGCGACGGAGCGGCCGCCACGGCGGCCGGAGTGGTCAACATGGTGATCGGAAGGGCCGCCACCGCGGCCGGAGCGGTCAACATGGCGACGGAGCGGCCAACACGGCAAGGTCAACACGCGAGTCGCCTCGCGGCAGGAGCGGCCAATGTGGCGGCCGGAGTGACCAACACGGCGACCGGTGTGGCCAACACGGTGGCCGGAGCGGCCGACACGGCACGGTCGGACTCGCGAGTCGACTCGCGGCGGGAGCCGCTGGAGCGTGAGAGCGCCGGACCGGCCGCGCCGCGGAAGCGGGACCCGTGCCTGACAACGTCCGCGTGGTGGACAGAAAATCGGTCACCAGGTCACAAACCGCCAGGAAACCACCGCAAGTGCGGGTTACTTCCCGTCCAGATCGTGAGACAGTGGGGCGATCACCGCGAACTTCCTTAAGGTCCCTGATCGTCACTCGATCGGCTGAACTTGAAGGTGCTGTGGCCAACCCTCCGCCGACACCCGCCAGCGGTGTCTCGCCCGTCGCGGCGCGTTCCCTGCCGTCCGCGGTGTGGCGTGCCGTCCGTTCCGGGTGGTGGACCTCCACCTGTGCGGTCCTGATCGTCCTCATCGTGCTGCTCGCCGCCGCGGCCGATCTGTTCGTGCTGGCCGAAGGGCAGAGCCTGGACCCGGACATCGCCACCCTCGGACCGACCGGGCTGCCCGCCGGGACGCTCGGCGGCGTCAGCGGCGCGCACTGGTTCGGGGTCGAGCCGCTGACCGGCGTCGACCTCTTCGCGCTCGCCGCGCACGGGGCCCGGACGTCGCTGCTCGTCGGGCTCGGCGCCACCGTGCTGGCCACCGCGCTCGGCGTCGTGATCGGCGTCAGCGCCGGGTACCTCGGCGGCTGGTGGGACCGGCTCGTCACCTGGACCGCCGACGTCATCCTCGGCTTCCCGTACCTGATCTTCATGATCGCGCTCGGCGCGGTGCTGCCGGTCGACTTCCCACGGCAGTTCACGCTGGTCGTCGTGCTGGGGCTCTTCGGCTGGCCGCGCGTCGCGCGCATCGTCCGGTCCCAGGCTCTCACCCTCGGCAAACGCGACTTCGTCGCCGCGGCGCGGGTGATGGGCGGCGGGCCGTGGCACGTGTTCACCAAGGAACTGCTGCCCAACCTGTGGGCGCCGATCATCGTCGTGGCCAGCCTGTCCATCCCGTCGATGATCGGCAGCGAAGCCGCGCTGTCGTTCCTCGGCGTCGGCGTGCTGCCGCCGACCCCGAGCTGGGGCCGCACGATCAGCACGGCCATCGACTTCTTCGAGACGGACCCGATGTACCTCGTCTTCCCCGGCCTGCTGCTGTTCCTGATCACGCTGGCGTTCAACGTCGTCGGCGACGCCATCCGCGACGCGCTCGACCCGCGGTCCGGGGGCGCGGCCTGATGCGCACCGCCCGCTTCGTCGCGACCCGGTTCGCCGGGATGCTGCTGGTCCTGTTCGTCGTCGCCTTCGTGACGTTCGTGGTCTTCTACGTCCTGCCCGCCGACCCGGCCCGGATGGCCTGCGGCCGCCCGTGCTCGCCGGAGAGCCTCGCGATGGCGCGGGAGTTCATGGGCTACAACAGCCCGTGGTACCAGCAGTTCTTCGACTTCCTCGGCGGCATCTTCGGCGGCCGCACGTTCGGCACCGGCGTCTCCGCGATCCACTGCACCGCGCCGTGTTTCGGCTACGACTTCCAGAACAGCGTCGACGTCCTCAGCGAGATCGGCGGCCGGATCGGGGTCAGCTTCTCGGTGGCGCTGGGCGCGGCCGTGATCTGGATCGTCCTCGGCGTCGGGCTCGGCGTGCTTTCGGCGCTGCGCCGCGGGTCCGCCGTCGACCGGATCACGATGGCCGCCGCGATGGCCGGGGTGTCCATGCCCGCCTACCTGGCCGGGATGATCGGCATCACGATCTTCGCGTTCGCCCTCGACGTCGTGCCGAAGAACGGGTACGTGCCGCTGACCGAGGATCCCGCGCAGTGGGCGTGGCACCTCGTGCTGCCGTGGCTGGTGCTCGCGTTCCTGCACGCCGCGATCTACGCCCGGCTGACCCGCGGGCAGATGCTGGAGACCCTCGGCGAGGACTACATCCGCACCGCGCGGGCGAAGGGCCTCACCGAGCGCAAGGTGGTGGGCCGGCACGCGCTGCGCAACGTCCTGCTGCCGGTGGTCACCGTGTTCGGCGTCGACCTCGGCTCGCTGCTGGCCGGCACCGTGATCACCGAGCGGATCTTCGGCATGGCCGGGGTCGGCCGGCTGCTGGTCGACGCGATCTCCTCGCTCAACCTCCCGGTGCTCCTCGGCGTGACGCTGTTCTCCGCGCTGCTGGTGACTTTCCTGAACTTCCTGGTCGATCTCTGCTACGGCGCGCTCGATCCGCGAGCCCGCCTCGTCTGAAGGGGAATTGATGAAACGGGGACATGGGCAGCTTTTCGGGGGCTCCGGGTGGCGGAGCCCCCGGCTCGGGGCGAAGCCCCGGTTGTCACAGCTGAGGCTCGTCGCGGGGGCTACGGCGGCCGTCATGCTGCTGACGGCGTGCGGGGCCAACGACACGCCCGCCACCCAAGGCGGTTCCGTCAAGCCGGGCGGGGACCTGGTCCTGCTCAACGACGCGCCGTCGATCACCTGGGACCCGGCGAAGAGCTCCAACCTCGTCGTGACCACGCTCGGGCTGGTCCACCGGCGGCTGACGTCGTGGGACGTCGCGCCGGGCAAGGACACCACGGTCGTGCCGGACCTGGCCACCGACACCGGGCGCCCCAGCGACGGCGGCAAGACGTGGACGTTCACCCTCAAGGACGGCCTGAAGTACAGCGACGGCACGCCGATCAAGTCCGAGGACGTCAAGTGGGGCCTGGAGCGCTCGTTCGCGCCCGCGTTCTCCGGCGGCCTGTCCTACCACAAGGACCTGCTCTCGCCGGGCCTGGCGTACAAGGGCCCGTTCGACGGCGGCAAGGAGCTGGACTCCATCCAGACGCCCGACGCGAAGACGATCGTCTTCCACCTCGCCCGCGCGTACGGCGACTGGAACTGGGTCGCCAGCACCCCGGCGTTCTCGCCGGTGCCGAAGGGCAAGGGCGCCGAGGCGAACTACGGTGACCACTCGATCGCGTCCGGCCCGTACCAGATCCAGAGCTACGAGCGCGGCAAGTCCGCGAAGCTGGTCCGCAACCCGAACTGGGACCGCGCGACCGACCCGACGCGCAAGGCGAACGCCGACACCGTCGACTTCGAGCTCGGGCAGGACACCAGCGTCATCTCCAAGCGCCTGATCGACGACACGGGCAAGGACCGCAACGCCTTCGGCATGTCCTTCGCCTCGCCGGCCCAGCTGGCGCAGATCCAGGGCAGCCCGTCGGCCAAGGCCCGGCTCGTCACGTCGGAATCCGGGGCGCTGTCGTACCTTTCGCTCAACACCCAGCGCGGCAAGCTGGTGGACCCGAAGGTGCGCCAGGCGTTCCAGTACGCCGTCGACAAGGCCGCCTACCAGGTGGCCAGTGCGGGCAACGCCCAGCTCGCCGGCGATGTCGCGACGACGCTGATCACGCCCGGCCTGCAGGGCCGCGAACAGTACGACCTCTACCCGGCGCCGCCGTCGGGTGACCCGGCGAAGGCCAAGCAGCTGCTCGCCGAGGCGGGCCTGCCCAACGGGCTCGACGGCCTGGTTCTCGCCACGCACAACGAGAACGGCTACCCGGAGAAGGCCGCGGCGATCCAGGCTTCGCTGGCGCGGGCCGGCATCAAGGTGACGATCAAGCCGCTCGACGAGGACACCTACACGTCCGAAGTGGACACCAAGGGCCTGTCGGACTACGACCTGACGCTCACCTCGTGGCAGCCGGACATCCCGTCGGCCAACGCGAACATCCAGCCGCTGTTCCAGTCGACCGAGATCGGCAACGGCGGGTACAACGAGTCGCGCTACAGCAACCCCGACGTCGACCGGCTGATCGCCGAGGCGCAGGCCACCATCGACCCGGCCGAGGCCGGCAAGAAGTGGGCGGCGCTGGACAAGAAGATCCTCGCCGACTCGCCGGTGGTCCCGCTGCTCTACA
This genomic window contains:
- a CDS encoding LLM class flavin-dependent oxidoreductase, whose protein sequence is MPVEFVGMIGTRDASETRPARGPVIDPAYVRRFARAHEDGGFDRVLIGYGAGWPEGQQVAAYAAAHTERLGLLIAHRPGFVAPTLAARAFATLDHFSGGRVAVHTITGGSDVEQARDGDYLGKDERYERTDEYLEILKRSWTSGDAFSHHGKHYRLDDYTPQVRPLQNPRIPVYFGGSSEAAYRVGGKHADVFALWGEPLKETAEQIAAVRAAAKAAGRLTLPGISVSFRPILGPTEDLAWERAQRILDTITASGAAKAAREWRDGGTPTNVGSVRLLAAAAKADRHDRALWTPTATATGAAGNSTALVGTPETVAKALLDYVDIGVTTLLIRGYDPLDDTIDYGRHLLPLVRSELARRNRQPATAAAV
- a CDS encoding acyl-CoA dehydrogenase family protein, whose translation is MTTSVATVPAPDLAALPSIVAGLAARAGEHDREATFPHEGVELVHAAGLLTTTVHPRYGGPGAGVLDTARLLAELGRGDPSVALVTAMTLFVHAGQASTPSWPDDVYREVLAESAERPVLINALRVEPELGSPTRGGLPATIARRAADGWSLTGRKIYSTGSVGLRWMIVWARTDEPEPRVGGFLIRADAPGITIEPTWDHLGLRASASHDVVFTDVPVPAGATAGLSTPDTQRPPVLTFPLALPALYLGVARNALEWLTGFLRERVPSGLGKPLSTLPRFQTGVGEIAARIAGAQEILFGLAARVDEGAPDAIAHAGVAKVLATRLLIEAVEQAVALAGNPGLTHGNPLQRHYRDVLCSRVHTPQDDAVLTGLGRSILG
- a CDS encoding ATP-binding protein; the protein is MTSDDRYESPLTAQAAVHCDMSLTDRDDLPQAHQWTRAVLEGRLPGIDQDRVVDVLLVLDELASNALLHGAGRRRIGLTVDEEHALLEVVDESTRPAIPDGGLGLQLVKSVSASWGQQVRDGRKTVWARVALS
- a CDS encoding LuxR family transcriptional regulator, with translation MSPPTAPGDLVAEAVRRTLAGDQARPLLLHVTGAAGTGKTVRTAGLVALARAAPVSSLDLSFTSAGSLVVRSASGVGPPPDPALRDDVREWRDRLAREVPALLVVEDVQRAPAGFVALVRDWVERARGGCVTVVTARPEELADPALPLGAGLALPSAVVVRHEHLAGWDGDRVRDAVHDRLGPQRCSRQVVARIAGLSGGNPQVVADLLDLLADAGAPGEPFSLADVDAAGVPARLAQLTAGRLAALSPDARAVTAVSAVLGGPASGADLGSAAGLAPGDGERAVAEAVAAALLTEDERGSCDFAVPLAAAAVRARLAGAQRRRLHLRAADVLCRRRPVPWVHVAEHRRRGASPRGWLRAVERAASDPAAFGDPESVIDTVRPVLASTEIAEDVRARLALRVSRNAVLTLPSPRTVAVLREIVGQTGLAPGVRGEIRLELGLLLHNQLNQAEGRAELERAATELRDRLALLVRAMTALANPFQAGAARADHETWLARAQDVAARAGDETSRAAVESTRITLDVACGRRCPGRPRVPQAEFEVRHNEYLARGLTNTAVAAVFAGRFRGAEALLERARQCSAVLGSPFLEQCDRGTGLLFDFERGAWDGLADRSRRSLSDAGVQADARLVLVQLALARGDWAEAEEIWPARGGFAFVPYDATAVAARVRMDLAQGRTAEAVTAVEEAWESIAAKDIWVWAARLAPPAVQAWLAAGDHDRAVAAVAQFGRGLRGHDSPAAAAALLWTRALLADHTNDPAASGLYERASALFARLPAPYPAALTQEGAGRFASALDTFTRLGAAWDATRVRGRLRAAEVPPGRYRGRPSYHDGLSPREHEIAELAAGGLTNRAIAETLHLSQRTVEHHVARAMQKTGVRSRRALLGEAHT
- a CDS encoding ABC transporter permease; translation: MANPPPTPASGVSPVAARSLPSAVWRAVRSGWWTSTCAVLIVLIVLLAAAADLFVLAEGQSLDPDIATLGPTGLPAGTLGGVSGAHWFGVEPLTGVDLFALAAHGARTSLLVGLGATVLATALGVVIGVSAGYLGGWWDRLVTWTADVILGFPYLIFMIALGAVLPVDFPRQFTLVVVLGLFGWPRVARIVRSQALTLGKRDFVAAARVMGGGPWHVFTKELLPNLWAPIIVVASLSIPSMIGSEAALSFLGVGVLPPTPSWGRTISTAIDFFETDPMYLVFPGLLLFLITLAFNVVGDAIRDALDPRSGGAA
- a CDS encoding ABC transporter permease, which encodes MRTARFVATRFAGMLLVLFVVAFVTFVVFYVLPADPARMACGRPCSPESLAMAREFMGYNSPWYQQFFDFLGGIFGGRTFGTGVSAIHCTAPCFGYDFQNSVDVLSEIGGRIGVSFSVALGAAVIWIVLGVGLGVLSALRRGSAVDRITMAAAMAGVSMPAYLAGMIGITIFAFALDVVPKNGYVPLTEDPAQWAWHLVLPWLVLAFLHAAIYARLTRGQMLETLGEDYIRTARAKGLTERKVVGRHALRNVLLPVVTVFGVDLGSLLAGTVITERIFGMAGVGRLLVDAISSLNLPVLLGVTLFSALLVTFLNFLVDLCYGALDPRARLV
- a CDS encoding ABC transporter substrate-binding protein — its product is MLLTACGANDTPATQGGSVKPGGDLVLLNDAPSITWDPAKSSNLVVTTLGLVHRRLTSWDVAPGKDTTVVPDLATDTGRPSDGGKTWTFTLKDGLKYSDGTPIKSEDVKWGLERSFAPAFSGGLSYHKDLLSPGLAYKGPFDGGKELDSIQTPDAKTIVFHLARAYGDWNWVASTPAFSPVPKGKGAEANYGDHSIASGPYQIQSYERGKSAKLVRNPNWDRATDPTRKANADTVDFELGQDTSVISKRLIDDTGKDRNAFGMSFASPAQLAQIQGSPSAKARLVTSESGALSYLSLNTQRGKLVDPKVRQAFQYAVDKAAYQVASAGNAQLAGDVATTLITPGLQGREQYDLYPAPPSGDPAKAKQLLAEAGLPNGLDGLVLATHNENGYPEKAAAIQASLARAGIKVTIKPLDEDTYTSEVDTKGLSDYDLTLTSWQPDIPSANANIQPLFQSTEIGNGGYNESRYSNPDVDRLIAEAQATIDPAEAGKKWAALDKKILADSPVVPLLYNRNSFLHGSNVGDVEIGKFPAYVDYRKFGIVS